Proteins from a genomic interval of Corynebacterium deserti GIMN1.010:
- a CDS encoding F0F1 ATP synthase subunit gamma: protein MATIRELRDRIRSVNSTKKITKAQELIATSRITKAQGRVAAAAPYAEEIQRVLERLASASSLDHPMLREREGGKRAAVLVVTSDRGMAGGYNHNVLKKAAELEKLLAESGYDVVRYVTGKKGVDYYKFREDAVAGAWTGFSQDPDWKATHNVRRHLIDGFTATNEGEAAWREGINLPEGQAIQGFDQVHVVYTEFISMLTQNPVVHQLLPIEPVIEDEMFEKGEDLLSSSGDVEPDYEFEPDADTLLEALLPQYVSRRLFSIFLEAAAAESASRRNAMKSATDNASALVKDLSRVANQARQAQITQEITEIVGGAGALADSGESD, encoded by the coding sequence ATGGCAACAATTCGTGAATTGCGTGACCGAATCCGTTCGGTTAACTCAACCAAGAAGATCACCAAGGCTCAAGAGCTCATCGCCACCTCTCGCATCACCAAGGCACAGGGTCGTGTCGCGGCAGCTGCACCGTACGCAGAGGAGATCCAGCGCGTGCTGGAGCGTCTCGCGTCCGCCAGCTCCCTCGATCACCCCATGCTGCGTGAGCGTGAAGGCGGCAAGCGAGCTGCCGTGCTCGTGGTCACCTCTGACCGCGGCATGGCTGGTGGCTACAACCACAACGTGCTGAAGAAGGCAGCGGAGCTGGAAAAGCTTCTTGCTGAAAGCGGCTACGACGTGGTCCGTTACGTCACTGGTAAGAAGGGCGTCGACTACTACAAGTTCCGCGAAGATGCTGTGGCAGGTGCCTGGACTGGATTCTCACAGGATCCAGACTGGAAAGCTACCCACAACGTTCGCCGTCACCTCATTGATGGCTTCACTGCCACCAATGAAGGTGAAGCCGCATGGCGCGAGGGAATTAACCTGCCAGAAGGCCAGGCCATCCAGGGCTTCGACCAGGTTCACGTGGTCTACACCGAGTTCATTTCCATGCTGACTCAGAACCCAGTGGTTCACCAACTGCTGCCAATTGAGCCAGTGATCGAAGATGAGATGTTCGAAAAGGGCGAGGATCTGCTGTCTTCATCCGGCGATGTTGAACCCGATTACGAGTTCGAGCCGGACGCTGACACACTACTAGAGGCACTGCTTCCGCAGTACGTTTCTCGTAGGCTGTTCTCCATTTTCTTGGAGGCCGCAGCAGCAGAGTCCGCTTCACGTCGAAACGCGATGAAGTCTGCAACTGACAACGCATCGGCACTGGTCAAGGACCTGTCCCGTGTGGCCAACCAGGCACGTCAGGCACAGATTACCCAGGAAATCACAGAGATTGTTGGCGGCGCTGGCGCGCTTGCTGACAGCGGAGAAAGTGACTAA
- the atpD gene encoding F0F1 ATP synthase subunit beta translates to MTTALEEQNAQQAATAGRVVRVIGAVVDVEFPRGELPALYNALTVEVTLESVKKTVVLEVAQHLGDNLIRTIAMAPTDGLVRGAAVTDSGKPISVPVGDVVKGHVFNALGDCLDDVSLNSNPEIERWGIHRDPPSFDQLEGKTEILETGIKVIDLLTPYVKGGKIGLFGGAGVGKTVLIQEMITRIAREFSGTSVFAGVGERTREGTDLFLEMEEMGVLQDTALVFGQMDEPPGVRMRVALSGLTMAEYFRDVQNQDVLLFIDNIFRFTQAGSEVSTLLGRMPSAVGYQPTLADEMGVLQERITSTKGRSITSLQAVYVPADDYTDPAPATTFAHLDATTELDRSIASKGIYPAVNPLTSTSRILEPSIVGERHYEVSQRVIGILQKNKELQDIIAILGMDELSEEDKITVARARRIERFLGQNFFVAEKFTGLPGSYVPLTDTIDAFERICNGDFDHYPEQAFNGLGGLDDVEAAYKKLTGK, encoded by the coding sequence ATGACTACAGCTCTTGAAGAGCAGAACGCACAGCAGGCAGCTACTGCCGGCCGTGTCGTGCGTGTCATTGGTGCGGTCGTCGACGTGGAGTTCCCCCGCGGCGAGCTGCCAGCACTGTACAACGCACTGACTGTTGAGGTCACCCTCGAATCAGTCAAGAAGACCGTTGTTCTCGAGGTTGCACAGCACCTCGGCGACAACCTCATCCGTACCATCGCAATGGCACCTACCGACGGCCTTGTCCGCGGTGCTGCTGTTACTGACTCCGGAAAGCCAATTTCCGTTCCAGTCGGCGATGTAGTTAAGGGCCACGTATTCAACGCTCTGGGCGACTGCCTGGACGACGTTTCCCTCAACTCCAACCCAGAGATCGAGCGTTGGGGAATCCACCGCGATCCTCCTTCCTTCGACCAGCTCGAGGGTAAGACCGAGATCCTGGAAACCGGCATCAAGGTTATTGACCTTCTGACCCCTTACGTTAAGGGCGGCAAGATTGGTCTGTTCGGTGGTGCAGGTGTGGGTAAGACCGTTCTTATCCAGGAAATGATCACCCGTATCGCCCGCGAGTTCTCCGGTACTTCCGTGTTCGCAGGCGTCGGTGAGCGTACCCGTGAGGGCACCGACCTCTTCCTCGAAATGGAAGAAATGGGCGTTCTCCAGGACACCGCACTCGTGTTCGGTCAGATGGATGAGCCACCAGGAGTCCGTATGCGCGTGGCTCTGTCCGGCCTGACCATGGCGGAGTACTTCCGCGATGTTCAGAACCAGGACGTGCTGCTGTTCATCGATAACATCTTCCGTTTCACCCAGGCAGGTTCTGAGGTTTCTACCCTTCTGGGTCGTATGCCTTCCGCCGTGGGTTACCAGCCAACCCTGGCTGACGAGATGGGTGTTCTCCAGGAGCGCATTACCTCCACCAAGGGTCGTTCCATTACGTCTCTGCAGGCCGTTTACGTCCCTGCTGACGACTACACCGACCCAGCACCAGCGACCACCTTCGCGCACTTGGATGCAACCACCGAGCTTGACCGCTCCATCGCTTCCAAGGGTATTTACCCTGCAGTGAACCCGCTGACCTCGACTTCTCGTATCCTCGAGCCTTCCATCGTCGGCGAGCGCCACTACGAGGTTTCTCAGCGTGTCATCGGTATTCTGCAGAAGAACAAGGAACTCCAGGACATCATCGCCATCCTCGGTATGGACGAACTGTCTGAAGAGGACAAGATCACCGTTGCTCGCGCACGTCGTATCGAGCGCTTCCTTGGTCAGAACTTCTTCGTCGCAGAGAAGTTCACCGGTCTGCCGGGCTCCTACGTGCCACTGACTGACACCATCGACGCTTTCGAGCGTATTTGCAACGGCGACTTCGACCACTACCCAGAGCAGGCCTTCAACGGTCTCGGTGGTTTGGACGATGTTGAGGCTGCATACAAGAAGCTGACCGGAAAGTAA
- a CDS encoding F0F1 ATP synthase subunit epsilon yields MAEITVELVSVERMLWAGQASIVTAQTTEGEIGVLPDHEPLLGQLVENGVVTIQPIDGDKLVAGVSGGFLSVSKEKVTILADFAVWANEVDTASAEADLNSDDELAKAHAEAGLRAVRRSSEGL; encoded by the coding sequence ATGGCTGAAATCACCGTTGAACTGGTGTCTGTTGAGCGCATGCTGTGGGCCGGTCAGGCTTCCATCGTGACTGCACAGACCACCGAGGGTGAGATCGGCGTGCTGCCCGATCACGAGCCACTTCTTGGCCAACTGGTTGAGAATGGTGTCGTGACCATCCAGCCGATCGACGGCGACAAGCTTGTCGCTGGCGTATCGGGTGGTTTCCTCTCCGTATCCAAGGAAAAGGTGACGATCCTCGCGGACTTCGCCGTCTGGGCGAATGAGGTTGATACCGCATCCGCCGAGGCTGACCTTAATTCGGACGACGAGCTGGCCAAGGCACACGCCGAGGCTGGGCTGCGCGCGGTCCGCCGCAGCAGCGAAGGTCTCTAA
- a CDS encoding DUF2550 domain-containing protein, translated as MEFVTWALVILAVLAVLLAAWRFFTLRSRGTNVILRVLPQSGVHGWRHGTLRYNGNDLEYFKLRSLSPMADIILNRLSVTLLNHRDPTTEEAAFMSPGLKVLHIKSKNEEIELSFDQHSEMAFTAWLEAAPDARSEHLSAKDFQRLRQSGHGNGHGNGNSKDTHKNR; from the coding sequence GTGGAATTTGTAACCTGGGCCTTGGTGATTCTGGCTGTGCTGGCTGTCCTTCTTGCAGCGTGGCGCTTTTTTACTTTGCGCTCCCGCGGTACCAACGTGATTCTGCGTGTTCTTCCTCAGTCGGGAGTGCATGGGTGGCGTCATGGCACCCTGCGTTACAACGGTAATGACTTGGAGTACTTCAAGTTGCGCTCTCTTTCTCCCATGGCTGACATTATCCTAAACCGCCTTTCGGTGACTCTGCTTAACCACAGGGATCCAACTACCGAAGAGGCGGCTTTTATGTCTCCAGGGCTGAAAGTGTTGCACATTAAGTCCAAGAATGAAGAGATCGAGCTGTCGTTTGATCAGCATTCAGAGATGGCCTTTACCGCTTGGCTGGAAGCAGCCCCTGATGCTCGTTCAGAGCATTTGTCGGCGAAAGACTTCCAGCGGCTGCGCCAAAGTGGCCATGGCAACGGCCATGGCAATGGCAATTCCAAGGACACCCACAAGAACCGTTAA
- the nucS gene encoding endonuclease NucS, whose product MRLVIARCSVDYVGRLEAHLPTADRLLMVKADGSVSIHADDRAYKPLNWMTPPCSLTEAPITDEDGEPTGESLWVVENKKGEQLRITVEEVHSEQTFDLGTDPGLVKDGVEDHLQELLAEHITTLGDGYTLIRREYPTAIGPVDILCRNADGETVAVEIKRRGGIDGVEQLTRYLELLNRDELLKPVHGIFAAQEIKPQAKTLAQDRGITCVTLDYQALRGIESDELTLF is encoded by the coding sequence ATGCGTTTAGTCATCGCCCGTTGTTCAGTTGATTATGTAGGTCGTTTGGAAGCACACCTTCCAACGGCCGATCGTCTTTTGATGGTCAAAGCAGATGGATCTGTTTCCATTCATGCTGATGACCGCGCCTATAAGCCACTTAACTGGATGACTCCACCGTGTTCACTAACCGAGGCCCCCATTACCGATGAAGACGGTGAACCAACAGGGGAGAGCCTGTGGGTGGTGGAAAACAAGAAGGGCGAACAGCTTCGCATCACCGTGGAGGAAGTACATTCCGAGCAGACCTTTGACTTGGGTACTGATCCAGGGTTGGTCAAAGATGGCGTGGAAGACCACCTCCAGGAGTTGTTGGCAGAACACATCACAACGCTGGGTGATGGCTACACCCTTATTCGACGTGAGTATCCCACCGCAATTGGTCCTGTGGACATTTTGTGTCGCAACGCCGACGGGGAGACAGTTGCTGTAGAGATCAAGCGCCGTGGAGGCATTGATGGCGTGGAGCAGCTGACCCGTTACCTGGAGCTGTTAAACCGTGATGAGCTGCTTAAGCCAGTCCATGGCATCTTTGCGGCGCAAGAGATTAAGCCACAGGCGAAGACCTTGGCTCAGGATCGTGGCATTACGTGCGTGACGCTGGATTATCAGGCGTTGCGCGGTATAGAATCTGACGAGCTCACGCTGTTTTAG
- a CDS encoding thiamine-binding protein yields the protein MIVAFSVAPTVTENPNAEMADAVTEAIRVVRASGLPNETNAMFTLIEGEWDEVFAVIKDATEAVSKVAPRTSLVIKADIRPGHTGQLTRKVEAVEERLARG from the coding sequence ATGATTGTTGCATTTTCTGTTGCCCCGACTGTCACTGAAAACCCTAATGCAGAGATGGCAGATGCCGTCACCGAGGCCATTCGAGTGGTTCGTGCCTCGGGGTTACCCAATGAGACCAATGCGATGTTCACGCTCATCGAAGGGGAGTGGGATGAGGTGTTTGCGGTGATTAAGGACGCCACCGAAGCCGTCTCCAAGGTCGCGCCACGCACGTCACTGGTGATCAAGGCAGATATTAGGCCTGGGCATACCGGCCAATTAACGCGAAAAGTAGAAGCCGTTGAGGAGCGTCTGGCTAGGGGCTAG
- a CDS encoding tetratricopeptide repeat protein — translation MTTPHPFVSGAIDLGEVKARADARQKAHEQGPATGGIASSIDVTMENLENEVLRRSTQVPVIVLVGTPRSPDSEQLKADFQALAAKSGLTFIFGYVNADTDADVAQVFGIQGLPTVIAIAAGRPLADFQGGQPAEALEQWTNQVIAAVGSQLEGLQEQHAEGGDDAPADDPRFDAATDALNRGAFDEAIAVYDAILAEEPGNADAKQARDTAKLLGRLGDVDQTVDLQAAADADPQSLEKAFAAADASVVAGSPEAAFDRLIVLLMRTAGDEKARVKDRLLELFGMFDATDPRVLKARREMASALF, via the coding sequence ATGACTACACCACATCCTTTTGTCAGTGGCGCAATTGATTTAGGCGAGGTGAAGGCGCGTGCAGATGCGCGCCAGAAGGCTCATGAACAAGGACCTGCGACGGGCGGAATTGCAAGCTCCATTGATGTGACAATGGAGAACTTGGAAAATGAGGTGCTGCGTCGCTCCACCCAGGTTCCAGTTATTGTTCTGGTGGGAACGCCGCGAAGCCCTGATTCTGAACAGCTGAAAGCTGATTTCCAGGCGTTGGCAGCAAAGTCTGGGCTCACGTTCATTTTCGGGTATGTCAACGCTGACACTGATGCCGATGTGGCGCAGGTGTTTGGCATCCAGGGCCTGCCTACCGTGATTGCTATTGCTGCGGGCCGTCCATTGGCTGATTTCCAAGGTGGCCAGCCGGCAGAGGCGCTTGAGCAGTGGACCAATCAGGTCATTGCGGCGGTCGGTTCCCAACTAGAAGGTCTGCAGGAGCAGCACGCTGAGGGTGGGGACGATGCACCTGCAGACGATCCTCGCTTTGACGCTGCGACAGATGCACTAAACCGTGGTGCGTTTGACGAGGCCATTGCGGTCTACGACGCCATCCTCGCGGAGGAACCAGGCAACGCCGATGCCAAGCAAGCACGTGATACTGCAAAGTTGTTGGGCCGGTTGGGAGATGTGGACCAAACAGTAGACCTTCAGGCTGCTGCGGATGCAGATCCACAGTCGCTAGAAAAAGCGTTTGCTGCAGCTGATGCGTCGGTAGTCGCGGGTTCACCTGAGGCTGCGTTTGATCGTCTCATTGTCCTTCTGATGCGCACAGCAGGCGATGAGAAGGCTCGTGTTAAGGATCGTTTGTTGGAACTTTTTGGGATGTTTGATGCCACCGATCCGCGCGTGCTCAAAGCTAGGAGAGAGATGGCGAGCGCATTGTTCTAG
- a CDS encoding LLM class flavin-dependent oxidoreductase, producing MTSIEQTAHSQLTFHWFLSTSGDSRGIIGGGHGAEHSGTSRELSHTYLKQIALSAETNGFESVLTPTGTWCDDAWLTDASLIDATDRLKFLVALRPGQIGPTLSAQMAATFQRLSNNRLLINVVTGGEDAEQRAYGDFLDKNERYERCGEFLDIVERLWRGETVNHDGKHLRVENARLANPPEVIPQVLFGGSSPIAGEVASRYADTYLTWGEPPAQVAEKINWINSLAQQHNRTVSHGIRFHMITRDTTEEAWAAAEKLVQGITPELVAKAQAGFATSKSEGQRRMTELHNKGGAFTENTTARDLEIYPNVWAGVGLLRGGAGTALVGSHAEVADRIEEYASLGLDNFVLSGYPNLEEAFHFGEGVIPELLRRGVAVKNREKPALKEASTSIV from the coding sequence ATGACATCAATAGAACAGACAGCGCATTCCCAACTGACCTTCCACTGGTTCCTCTCCACCTCTGGCGATTCCCGCGGCATCATCGGTGGCGGACACGGCGCAGAGCACTCCGGCACCTCCCGCGAACTCAGCCACACCTACCTCAAGCAGATCGCACTTTCAGCTGAAACGAACGGCTTCGAATCGGTGCTCACCCCAACCGGAACCTGGTGCGATGATGCATGGCTCACCGATGCCTCGCTCATTGATGCCACCGACCGTCTGAAGTTCCTGGTGGCACTTCGCCCAGGCCAAATTGGACCAACCCTGTCTGCTCAGATGGCTGCCACCTTCCAGCGTCTATCCAACAACCGCCTGCTCATCAACGTAGTAACCGGTGGCGAAGATGCGGAACAGCGCGCATACGGCGACTTCCTCGACAAAAACGAACGCTACGAGCGTTGTGGTGAATTCCTCGACATTGTGGAACGCCTGTGGCGCGGTGAAACCGTTAACCACGATGGCAAGCACCTGCGCGTAGAGAACGCCCGACTGGCTAATCCACCAGAGGTCATCCCACAGGTATTGTTCGGCGGATCCTCCCCCATCGCGGGCGAAGTGGCATCCCGCTACGCAGATACCTACTTGACCTGGGGCGAGCCACCAGCACAGGTGGCCGAGAAGATCAATTGGATCAACAGCCTGGCACAACAACACAACCGCACCGTGAGCCATGGCATCCGCTTCCACATGATCACCCGCGACACCACCGAGGAAGCCTGGGCAGCAGCAGAAAAGCTGGTCCAGGGTATTACTCCAGAGCTAGTTGCAAAAGCACAAGCTGGTTTTGCTACCTCCAAGTCTGAGGGGCAACGCCGCATGACCGAGCTGCACAACAAGGGTGGTGCCTTTACTGAAAACACCACCGCCCGCGATCTTGAGATCTACCCCAATGTGTGGGCAGGTGTTGGATTGCTGCGTGGAGGTGCTGGAACGGCACTCGTTGGATCACACGCCGAAGTTGCAGACCGCATCGAAGAATACGCAAGCCTAGGTCTGGATAACTTCGTGCTTTCTGGTTACCCGAACCTCGAAGAAGCTTTCCACTTCGGCGAAGGCGTCATCCCAGAACTGCTGCGCCGTGGCGTAGCAGTGAAAAACCGCGAAAAGCCGGCGCTTAAAGAAGCGTCAACAAGCATCGTCTAA
- a CDS encoding ABC transporter permease → MTTTLNRPRVAVPARIYSPITVLLIWQFGAMLGIIPERVLPAPTTIATAGWEVISDGSLFDALFISGQRVVMGFAVGAIVGITLGVLTGMSKFADTAIDPLVQAARALPHLGLVPLFIIWFGIGELPKVLIISLGVLYPLYLNTASGFRQIDPKLLEAGQVMGFSFLQRLRTIIIPSAAPQLFVGLRQASAAAWLSLIVAEQVNAREGLGFLINNARDFYRTDLVIFGLIVYATLGLLSEALIRAWERHTFRYRT, encoded by the coding sequence ATGACTACAACGCTCAACCGTCCCCGGGTCGCGGTACCCGCGCGCATTTATTCACCGATTACAGTGCTGCTGATCTGGCAATTCGGTGCGATGCTCGGAATCATCCCCGAGCGCGTGCTTCCGGCGCCAACCACCATCGCCACCGCAGGCTGGGAAGTCATCAGCGACGGATCGCTTTTCGACGCCCTCTTTATCTCAGGACAGCGCGTGGTCATGGGATTTGCGGTCGGCGCGATCGTCGGGATCACCCTGGGTGTACTAACCGGTATGTCCAAATTTGCAGACACTGCAATAGACCCACTGGTGCAAGCAGCCCGCGCCCTGCCGCACCTCGGATTGGTTCCACTGTTTATCATCTGGTTCGGGATCGGCGAGTTGCCCAAGGTGCTCATCATCAGCCTCGGCGTGCTGTACCCGCTGTACCTCAACACCGCGAGCGGGTTTAGGCAGATTGACCCCAAGCTGCTTGAGGCCGGTCAGGTCATGGGCTTTAGTTTCCTCCAGCGACTGCGCACCATCATCATTCCCTCCGCGGCACCGCAGCTGTTTGTTGGTTTGCGCCAAGCAAGCGCTGCCGCATGGTTGTCTCTCATTGTGGCAGAGCAAGTCAATGCCCGCGAAGGACTGGGCTTCCTGATTAACAATGCCCGCGATTTCTACCGGACTGACCTCGTGATCTTCGGACTCATCGTCTACGCCACCCTGGGTCTGCTTTCTGAAGCGCTCATTCGAGCCTGGGAACGCCACACTTTCCGCTACCGAACCTAA
- a CDS encoding ABC transporter ATP-binding protein has protein sequence MTATLSLTPAASVAELRKSYGSKEVLRGINLTIERGEIVALIGRSGSGKSTILRVLAGLSKEHSGEISVSGNPAVAFQEPRLFPWKTVVENVAFGLNHTTVSFHEALKRASALLSEVNLPDSDKAWPLTLSGGQAQRVSLARALISEPDLLLLDEPFGALDALTRLSAQDLLLRIASSRNVGVLLVTHDVGEAIALADRVILLDDGNITHTLDVTIPTEREHRRTHPSFGEHTAQLLEWLEITNPS, from the coding sequence ATGACTGCTACCTTGAGCCTCACGCCAGCGGCCTCTGTTGCCGAACTGCGCAAATCCTACGGCTCCAAAGAAGTACTCCGAGGCATCAACCTCACCATCGAACGCGGGGAAATCGTCGCCCTTATTGGTCGCTCTGGCTCGGGGAAATCCACCATCTTGCGTGTGCTTGCCGGATTATCCAAAGAACACAGCGGAGAGATCTCTGTATCTGGAAACCCAGCTGTTGCCTTCCAAGAACCACGCTTATTTCCGTGGAAGACTGTGGTGGAAAATGTCGCCTTTGGGCTCAACCACACCACGGTCTCCTTCCATGAAGCACTCAAGCGGGCCTCCGCGCTGCTTTCCGAAGTAAATTTGCCGGATTCCGATAAAGCCTGGCCCCTGACCCTGAGCGGCGGCCAAGCCCAGCGTGTCTCGCTGGCTCGAGCGCTCATCTCTGAGCCGGATCTGCTTCTCCTTGATGAACCCTTTGGGGCTCTCGACGCCTTGACCCGGCTGAGTGCACAAGACCTGCTGCTCAGGATCGCGTCGTCACGCAATGTGGGTGTGTTGCTGGTGACCCACGATGTGGGGGAAGCCATCGCGCTTGCAGACCGCGTTATTTTGCTGGACGACGGCAATATCACCCACACCTTAGACGTCACCATCCCCACTGAGCGCGAGCATCGCCGCACTCACCCTTCCTTTGGCGAGCACACCGCTCAGCTCCTGGAATGGCTTGAAATTACTAACCCCTCATAG
- a CDS encoding ABC transporter substrate-binding protein has product MKKKLATLGAVVALSLGLVSCGSATGETAADGDLSDVTLNVGDQIAGTEQILQASGQLDDLPYDISWSSFTSGPPQIEALNAGQIDFAITGNTPPIIGGPTNTKVIAAYNNNAEGDAILVLPDSGITSVADLAGKQIAVARGSSAHGHLIQQLEKAGVSVDDVELNLLQPSDAKAAFNNGQVDAWAVWDPYTSQAELEGAEVLARGTGLVGGHGFGVASDEALADPLKEEALDDLLDRVAAAYEWADANPEEWAAIFSEESGFDPEASKVNTRSQRLQVPLDEDVYQSQDALIDAFVSAKILQDFNFEDIVDTRFEG; this is encoded by the coding sequence ATGAAAAAGAAACTAGCCACCCTCGGTGCTGTTGTAGCATTAAGCCTGGGTCTCGTCTCCTGCGGATCAGCCACTGGTGAAACTGCCGCTGACGGAGATCTCTCGGACGTGACACTCAACGTGGGCGATCAAATAGCTGGAACCGAGCAAATTCTTCAGGCCTCTGGGCAATTAGATGATCTTCCCTATGACATTTCATGGTCGTCGTTTACTTCGGGCCCACCGCAAATTGAGGCGCTCAACGCAGGCCAGATTGATTTCGCTATTACGGGTAATACCCCTCCGATTATTGGCGGGCCTACTAACACCAAGGTGATTGCTGCATACAATAACAATGCAGAAGGCGATGCAATTCTCGTGCTGCCAGATTCCGGAATCACTTCCGTTGCTGATCTTGCTGGCAAGCAGATCGCGGTTGCTCGTGGCTCTAGCGCGCATGGCCACCTCATTCAGCAGTTGGAAAAAGCGGGTGTCAGCGTGGATGATGTGGAGCTTAACCTCCTCCAACCATCTGATGCGAAGGCAGCTTTTAACAATGGGCAGGTCGATGCGTGGGCAGTGTGGGATCCTTACACCTCCCAGGCAGAACTTGAAGGGGCAGAGGTGCTCGCTCGTGGAACTGGTCTCGTTGGTGGACACGGCTTTGGTGTCGCAAGTGATGAAGCATTGGCAGATCCCTTGAAGGAAGAGGCCCTGGATGATCTGCTTGATCGCGTTGCTGCAGCATATGAGTGGGCAGACGCAAATCCAGAAGAGTGGGCGGCGATTTTCAGCGAAGAGTCCGGCTTTGACCCAGAAGCTTCTAAGGTAAATACCCGCAGCCAGCGTCTGCAGGTACCGCTTGATGAGGACGTGTACCAATCCCAAGACGCGCTTATCGACGCATTTGTTTCCGCAAAAATACTTCAGGATTTCAATTTTGAGGATATAGTGGACACCCGGTTTGAAGGCTAA